In a genomic window of Streptomyces pristinaespiralis:
- a CDS encoding amino acid permease, with amino-acid sequence MRIKSPAQLVADSGADLEGHGLRRTMGLFQLVCFGVGAIVGTGIFVGLSDSVSEAGPAVVVSFALAAITCVFTAFSFAELGSAIPVSGSSYSFAYATLGERTAFLVGWCLLLEYGVSASAVAVGWGQYLNELLHSLTGLSLPAALSAPPGDGGVVNIPAVVVMVLAALLLARGVRESARATAVMAVVKIAILVLFCAIAFTAYTSDNLSPFSPHHLAGITSGASLAFFSYIGFDAITTAGEEVKNPRRNIPLAIMICIGVVTLLYCLVALAAIGAMSADDVADRPAALSLIVNDVTGSTVGGGVIAFGALVAIASVVLAVMYGQTRILLSMSRDGLVPRVFERVSPKTSTPVAGTWIVAATFAVPAAVVPLDVVMNLTTIGTLAVMAVVNVAVIALRRRYPDTETRFRVPFHPVTPALGVACCLYLMWGTGRATWLQFSVFLLAGAVVYALYGRRNSRLAAGPRQAGTEPKPLVDA; translated from the coding sequence ATGCGTATCAAGAGCCCGGCCCAGCTTGTAGCCGATTCCGGCGCCGACCTCGAGGGACACGGCCTCCGCCGGACCATGGGGCTCTTCCAGCTCGTGTGCTTCGGCGTCGGGGCCATCGTCGGCACCGGTATCTTCGTCGGCCTGTCCGACTCCGTCTCCGAGGCCGGGCCCGCGGTCGTCGTCTCCTTCGCGCTCGCCGCGATCACCTGCGTCTTCACCGCCTTCTCCTTCGCGGAGCTGGGCAGCGCGATCCCGGTGTCCGGCAGCTCGTACTCCTTCGCCTACGCCACCCTCGGCGAGCGCACCGCCTTCCTCGTCGGGTGGTGCCTGCTCCTCGAGTACGGCGTCTCCGCCTCCGCGGTCGCCGTCGGCTGGGGCCAGTACCTGAACGAACTGCTCCACAGCCTCACCGGCCTCTCGCTGCCGGCGGCGCTCTCCGCCCCGCCCGGTGACGGCGGCGTCGTCAACATTCCCGCTGTCGTCGTGATGGTCCTCGCGGCGCTGCTCCTGGCCCGCGGCGTGCGGGAGAGTGCCCGTGCCACCGCCGTCATGGCCGTGGTCAAGATCGCGATCCTGGTGCTCTTCTGCGCGATCGCGTTCACCGCGTACACCTCGGACAACCTCTCGCCGTTCTCGCCGCACCACCTGGCGGGCATCACGTCGGGCGCGTCCCTCGCCTTCTTCTCGTACATCGGCTTCGACGCGATCACCACGGCGGGTGAGGAGGTCAAGAACCCCCGGCGCAACATCCCGCTCGCGATCATGATCTGCATCGGTGTCGTCACGCTTCTCTACTGCCTGGTCGCCCTCGCCGCCATCGGTGCGATGTCCGCGGACGACGTCGCCGACCGGCCCGCGGCCCTGTCGCTGATCGTGAACGACGTCACCGGCTCCACGGTGGGCGGCGGCGTGATCGCCTTCGGCGCGCTGGTCGCCATCGCCTCCGTCGTCCTGGCCGTGATGTACGGCCAGACCCGGATCCTGCTGTCCATGTCCCGCGACGGCCTCGTCCCGCGGGTCTTCGAGCGCGTCTCCCCGAAGACGTCCACCCCGGTCGCCGGCACCTGGATCGTCGCCGCCACCTTCGCCGTCCCCGCGGCCGTCGTGCCGCTCGACGTGGTGATGAACCTGACGACCATCGGCACGCTCGCCGTCATGGCCGTCGTCAACGTGGCCGTCATCGCGCTGCGCCGCCGCTACCCGGACACCGAGACCCGGTTCCGTGTGCCGTTCCACCCGGTCACCCCGGCGCTCGGCGTCGCCTGCTGTCTGTATCTGATGTGGGGCACCGGCCGGGCGACCTGGCTCCAGTTCTCCGTGTTCCTGCTGGCCGGAGCGGTCGTCTACGCGCTCTACGGCCGCCGGAACTCCCGTCTCGCGGCCGGCCCGCGGCAGGCCGGGACCGAGCCGAAGCCGCTCGTCGACGCGTAG
- a CDS encoding PaaX family transcriptional regulator produces MAEQHTPRSLIVTLYGAYGRERPGPLPVAELIRLLGALGVDAPSVRSSVSRLKRRGLLVPERTPEGAAGYALSADARQLLDDGDRRIYAPSSADLSDGWVIAVFSVPEAERHKRHLLRSRLVRLGFGAAAPGVWIAPARLCEETRHTLRRLRLDTYVDLFRGEHLGFAATAEAVSRWWDLAAIAKQHEDFLDRHEPVLRSWDAREDTPAEAAYRDYLPALDSWRRLPYADPGLPEELLPQGWPGGRSAEVFGRLHARLRDAGAAFVTGETRP; encoded by the coding sequence GTGGCCGAGCAGCACACCCCCAGATCCCTGATCGTCACCCTGTACGGCGCGTACGGACGCGAACGGCCGGGTCCGCTCCCCGTGGCGGAGTTGATCCGCCTGCTGGGCGCGCTGGGCGTCGACGCGCCGTCCGTGCGCTCCTCCGTCTCCCGGCTCAAACGGCGCGGGCTGCTCGTGCCGGAGCGCACGCCGGAGGGCGCGGCGGGTTACGCGCTGTCCGCGGACGCCCGGCAGCTGCTCGACGACGGGGACCGGCGGATCTACGCCCCCTCCTCCGCCGATCTGTCCGACGGCTGGGTCATCGCCGTCTTCTCCGTGCCGGAGGCCGAGCGGCACAAGCGCCACCTGCTGCGCTCGCGGCTGGTCAGACTCGGCTTCGGGGCCGCCGCACCCGGGGTGTGGATCGCCCCCGCCCGGCTCTGCGAGGAGACCCGGCACACCCTGCGGCGGCTCCGACTCGACACGTACGTCGACCTGTTCCGCGGTGAGCACCTCGGTTTCGCGGCGACGGCGGAGGCGGTCTCCCGCTGGTGGGACCTGGCGGCGATCGCCAAGCAGCACGAGGACTTCCTCGACCGGCACGAACCCGTGCTGCGTTCCTGGGACGCCCGCGAGGACACCCCCGCGGAGGCCGCCTACCGGGACTACCTGCCGGCGCTGGACTCGTGGCGGCGGCTGCCCTACGCCGACCCCGGTCTGCCGGAGGAACTGCTGCCCCAGGGCTGGCCGGGCGGGCGCTCCGCGGAGGTCTTCGGACGGCTGCACGCACGGCTGCGGGACGCGGGGGCGGCGTTCGTGACCGGTGAAACGCGGCCGTGA
- a CDS encoding bifunctional salicylyl-CoA 5-hydroxylase/oxidoreductase produces MASLTPPPAAPTPPAAPAPPAAPAPSAAGPDRSTAPATEARPARDARPLRIAVIGGGPGGLYAAVLLKRLDPAREITVWERNAPDDTFGFGVVLSDETLGGIEHADPTVHRSLQREFVRWDDIDIGHRGQTLTSGGHGFAALGRRRLLEILHERCESLGVRLRFRTPAPPAAELAADHDLVIAADGVHSATREAHADVFEPHVTTHRCRYIWLAADFAFDSFRFEIAETEHGVMQLHGYPFSRPSPDHPSTRPFGPRYPFGASTVIVEMREEVWRAAGFDTCDEQQSTERCAKVFAEVLGGRPLRGNSSTWTAFRTVVNERWSHGNIVLLGDAAHTAHFSIGSGTKLAVEDALALAACVEEQPDLPAALAAYETERRPVVESTQRAAAASLRWFEELAVHTDQPPRQFAFNLLTRSRRVTHDNLRLRDAAFTDAVERDFGCPPDTPPMFTPFRLRGLTLRNRVVVSPMDMYVAEDGMPGDFHLVHLGARALGGAGLVMTEMVCVSPEGRITPGCTGLYTSEQAAAWRRVTDFVHHRAPGTAIGVQLGHSGRKGSTRVMWEGIDQPLATGNWPVSAASPLPYRPGVNQVPHALDRTGLDEIRQQFTAAARRAARSGFDLLELHCAHGYLLSGFLSPLTNMRQDAYGGSLENRLRFPLEVFDAVRGVWPEDRPMTVRISATDWADGGTTAQDAVAVARAFAAHGADAIDVSTGQVVADERPEYGRSYQTPYADRIRNEAHVPVIAVGAISSWDDVNSILLAGRADLCALARPHLYDPNWTLHAAADQNYTGDGAPWPLPYRAGSRKPPTGRTDAPKPRLTLG; encoded by the coding sequence ATGGCCTCCCTGACGCCGCCCCCTGCCGCGCCCACCCCGCCTGCCGCGCCCGCACCCCCTGCCGCGCCCGCACCGTCTGCCGCCGGCCCCGACCGGTCCACGGCCCCGGCCACCGAGGCCCGGCCGGCACGGGACGCACGGCCTCTGCGGATCGCCGTCATCGGCGGCGGGCCCGGCGGGCTGTACGCGGCCGTGCTGCTCAAGCGGCTCGATCCCGCGCGCGAGATCACCGTCTGGGAACGCAACGCCCCCGACGACACGTTCGGCTTCGGCGTCGTGCTGTCCGACGAGACCCTCGGTGGGATCGAGCACGCCGACCCCACCGTCCACCGCTCCCTCCAGCGCGAGTTCGTACGCTGGGACGACATCGACATCGGCCACCGCGGGCAGACCCTGACCTCCGGCGGGCACGGTTTCGCCGCCCTCGGCCGCCGCAGGCTCCTCGAGATCCTCCACGAACGCTGTGAATCCCTCGGTGTACGCCTGCGGTTCCGTACCCCGGCACCGCCCGCCGCCGAACTCGCCGCTGACCACGATCTCGTCATCGCCGCGGACGGCGTCCACAGCGCCACCCGCGAGGCGCACGCCGACGTCTTCGAGCCGCACGTCACCACCCACCGCTGCCGCTACATCTGGCTCGCAGCCGACTTCGCCTTCGACTCCTTCCGGTTCGAGATCGCCGAGACCGAGCACGGCGTGATGCAACTGCACGGCTATCCCTTCTCCCGCCCGTCACCCGACCACCCCTCAACGAGGCCCTTCGGGCCGCGATACCCGTTCGGTGCCTCCACCGTCATCGTCGAGATGCGCGAGGAGGTCTGGCGTGCCGCCGGCTTCGACACCTGCGACGAGCAGCAGTCGACCGAACGCTGCGCCAAGGTCTTCGCCGAGGTCCTCGGCGGCAGGCCGCTGCGCGGCAACTCCTCCACCTGGACCGCCTTCCGCACCGTCGTCAACGAGCGCTGGTCCCACGGCAACATCGTGCTCCTCGGCGACGCCGCGCACACCGCCCACTTCTCCATCGGCTCCGGAACCAAACTCGCCGTCGAGGACGCCCTCGCCCTCGCCGCCTGCGTCGAGGAGCAGCCCGACCTGCCCGCCGCGCTCGCCGCCTACGAGACCGAACGCCGCCCGGTCGTCGAGTCCACCCAGCGCGCCGCCGCCGCCAGTCTGCGCTGGTTCGAGGAGCTGGCCGTCCACACCGACCAGCCGCCGCGCCAGTTCGCGTTCAACCTCCTCACCCGCAGCCGCCGCGTCACCCACGACAACCTGCGGCTGCGTGACGCCGCCTTCACCGACGCGGTCGAGCGGGACTTCGGCTGCCCGCCGGACACGCCGCCCATGTTCACCCCCTTCCGCCTGCGCGGGCTGACCCTGCGCAACCGTGTCGTCGTCTCGCCGATGGACATGTACGTCGCCGAGGACGGCATGCCCGGCGACTTCCACCTCGTCCACCTCGGCGCCCGCGCCCTCGGCGGGGCCGGCCTGGTCATGACCGAGATGGTGTGCGTCAGCCCGGAGGGCCGGATCACCCCCGGATGCACCGGTCTCTACACGAGCGAGCAGGCGGCCGCCTGGCGGCGCGTCACCGACTTCGTCCACCACCGGGCGCCCGGCACCGCGATCGGCGTCCAGCTCGGCCACTCCGGCCGCAAGGGCTCCACCCGGGTCATGTGGGAAGGCATAGACCAGCCGCTGGCGACCGGCAACTGGCCGGTGTCCGCCGCCTCCCCGCTCCCGTACCGGCCGGGGGTCAACCAGGTCCCGCACGCCCTCGACCGCACGGGTCTCGACGAGATCAGGCAGCAGTTCACCGCCGCCGCCCGGCGCGCCGCCCGCAGCGGTTTCGACCTCCTCGAACTCCACTGCGCCCACGGCTATCTGCTGTCGGGGTTCCTCTCGCCGCTGACCAACATGCGTCAGGACGCGTACGGGGGCTCCCTCGAGAACCGGCTCCGCTTCCCGCTCGAGGTGTTCGACGCCGTGCGCGGGGTCTGGCCGGAGGACCGGCCCATGACGGTCCGGATCTCGGCCACCGACTGGGCCGACGGCGGGACGACGGCACAGGACGCCGTCGCCGTCGCCCGTGCCTTCGCCGCCCACGGCGCCGACGCCATCGACGTCTCCACCGGCCAGGTCGTCGCCGACGAACGCCCCGAATACGGCCGCTCGTACCAGACCCCGTACGCCGACCGGATCCGCAACGAGGCGCACGTCCCGGTGATCGCCGTCGGCGCGATCTCCTCCTGGGACGACGTCAACTCGATCCTGCTGGCCGGCCGTGCCGACCTCTGCGCCCTGGCCCGACCGCACCTGTACGACCCGAACTGGACGCTCCACGCGGCGGCCGACCAGAACTACACCGGTGACGGGGCGCCCTGGCCGCTCCCGTACCGCGCGGGCAGCCGCAAGCCGCCCACGGGCCGCACGGACGCGCCGAAACCGAGGCTCACCCTCGGCTGA
- a CDS encoding RidA family protein, which yields MTLSRHNPAELSPPTGFSHAVTATGSRLVFLAGQTALDTDGKVVGDTLPEQFETALSNLLTALAAAGGTPHDLARVTVYATDVADYRVHARELGRVWRRLAGRDYPAMAVVGVVRLWDEQCLVEVDGVAVLP from the coding sequence ATGACCCTGTCCCGCCACAACCCGGCCGAGCTCTCCCCGCCCACCGGCTTCTCCCACGCCGTCACCGCCACCGGGAGCCGTCTGGTCTTCCTGGCCGGCCAGACCGCGCTGGACACGGACGGCAAGGTCGTCGGCGACACGCTCCCCGAGCAGTTCGAGACGGCCCTGTCGAACCTCCTCACCGCGCTCGCCGCGGCCGGCGGCACCCCGCACGACCTCGCCCGGGTCACCGTCTACGCGACCGACGTCGCCGACTACCGGGTCCATGCCCGCGAACTGGGCCGCGTCTGGCGGCGCCTGGCGGGACGTGACTACCCGGCCATGGCCGTCGTCGGGGTCGTACGGCTGTGGGACGAGCAGTGCCTGGTCGAGGTGGACGGGGTGGCGGTGCTGCCCTGA
- a CDS encoding ATP-binding protein: MSPATDSASWRVALPHTTAAVPIARALVRAALAGGDHPAPPDRDTAELLTAELVANAVEHTTGGSPIELVVELLPKGCQVEVHDHDPTPPHGLSPSAPLPQPDPWQEHGRGLLLIRALSAACGHRPTARGKAVWFTLPASA; encoded by the coding sequence TTGTCCCCAGCAACCGATTCCGCCTCATGGCGTGTCGCGCTGCCGCACACCACGGCAGCCGTGCCCATCGCCCGCGCGCTCGTGCGTGCGGCGCTGGCGGGCGGCGACCACCCCGCACCGCCCGACCGCGACACCGCGGAGCTGCTCACGGCCGAGCTGGTCGCGAACGCCGTGGAGCACACCACCGGCGGTTCCCCCATAGAGCTCGTGGTGGAGCTGCTGCCCAAGGGCTGCCAGGTCGAGGTCCACGACCACGACCCGACGCCGCCCCACGGGCTGTCGCCGTCGGCGCCGCTGCCGCAGCCGGATCCCTGGCAGGAGCACGGCCGCGGCCTGCTCCTGATCCGGGCACTGAGCGCCGCGTGCGGTCATCGGCCCACGGCACGCGGCAAGGCGGTCTGGTTCACCCTCCCGGCGTCGGCCTGA
- a CDS encoding acyl-CoA dehydrogenase family protein has protein sequence MSVFSLDPVQTAWCARLRSLAEERLRPLAEKGEPGRVNRPLVRELGELGLLERLFTAGALELCLLRESLAYGCTEAETALALQGLGTSPLVRAGTDAQRDRWLPEVVAGRAVAAFALSEPEAGSDAAALALKAVPDGRGWRLSGEKRWISNAPEADFYTVFARTTEGAGARGVTAFLVPADRPGLAGSALEMLSPHPIGALTFDDVPVTADDLLGEPDRGFRVAMSTLNLFRPSVGAFAVGMAQAALDATLAHTAARRAFGGPLSDLQSVAHTVAEMATRTEAARLLVHAAASAYDAGAADVPKRAAMAKLLATETAQYVVDSAVQLHGARALQRGHLLEHLYREVRAPRIYEGATEVQRTIIAKELYAEEARA, from the coding sequence ATGTCCGTATTCTCGCTCGATCCGGTACAGACCGCCTGGTGCGCGCGGCTGCGCTCCCTGGCGGAGGAACGACTCCGTCCGCTCGCGGAGAAGGGCGAACCGGGCCGCGTCAACCGCCCCTTGGTCCGTGAACTCGGAGAACTGGGTCTGCTGGAACGCCTGTTCACGGCCGGAGCGCTCGAACTGTGCCTGCTGCGCGAGTCCCTGGCGTACGGCTGCACGGAGGCGGAGACCGCCCTCGCACTCCAAGGGCTCGGCACCTCACCGCTCGTCCGGGCGGGTACCGACGCGCAGCGCGACCGCTGGCTCCCCGAGGTCGTCGCGGGCCGGGCCGTCGCCGCCTTCGCGCTCAGCGAGCCGGAGGCCGGCTCCGACGCCGCCGCCCTCGCCCTGAAAGCGGTGCCCGACGGCCGCGGCTGGCGGCTCAGCGGCGAGAAGCGGTGGATCTCCAACGCCCCGGAGGCCGACTTCTACACCGTCTTCGCCCGTACCACCGAAGGGGCGGGCGCCCGCGGCGTCACCGCGTTCCTCGTCCCCGCCGACCGCCCCGGCCTCGCAGGCAGTGCGCTGGAGATGCTCTCCCCGCACCCGATCGGCGCGCTCACCTTCGACGACGTACCCGTCACGGCCGACGACCTGCTCGGCGAGCCGGACCGCGGCTTCCGTGTCGCCATGAGCACCCTCAACCTCTTCCGTCCCAGCGTCGGCGCGTTCGCCGTCGGCATGGCGCAGGCGGCCCTCGACGCGACCCTCGCCCACACCGCCGCCCGACGGGCGTTCGGCGGCCCGCTGAGCGACCTCCAGTCCGTCGCCCACACCGTCGCCGAGATGGCCACCCGGACCGAGGCCGCCCGGCTGCTCGTCCACGCCGCCGCGTCCGCGTACGACGCGGGGGCCGCCGACGTGCCCAAGCGGGCGGCGATGGCCAAGCTGCTCGCGACGGAGACAGCCCAGTACGTCGTGGACTCCGCGGTCCAGCTGCACGGCGCCCGCGCCCTCCAGCGGGGCCATCTCCTCGAGCACCTCTACCGCGAGGTCCGCGCCCCCCGGATCTACGAGGGCGCCACCGAGGTGCAGCGCACGATCATCGCCAAGGAGCTCTACGCCGAGGAGGCCCGCGCATGA
- a CDS encoding MFS transporter translates to MALFVIASCQLMVVLDITIVNIALPHIQSSLDFSTTSLSWVVNAYTLTFGGLLLLGGRVGDILGRRRVFIFGVLLFVLASLLGGLAQNSGQLLAARALQGVGGAIASPTSLALITTTFTEGPARNRAFGVFAAVSAGGGAIGLLAGGMLVEWLDWRWVLFVNVPIGLLIALATPRWIKESERHPGHFDFAGALTSTLGMVALVYGFIRAAQEGWGDAWTLASFAAAVVLLGAFLAIERRSKQPITPLHMFADRNRAGTYGMMLALAAAMFGMFFFLTLFVQNVLGFGPLRAGLAFLPVSAVITIGAGLASQLLPKYGPKPFMVTGAVLAAAGLAWLTLTDIHSTYAGSILGPMLVFSLGMGMQFVSLTLMALSNVPVHESGAASGLLNATQQVGGSLGLSILVTVFGTASTNEAKDLIPRFMAEAPPAERLAFQRTGELPPPWGDQVLTAGVSAAFIMAAVFAVLAALIALLAIQVRPSDLERLKGGVTPGPGT, encoded by the coding sequence ATGGCACTGTTCGTCATCGCGTCCTGCCAGCTGATGGTGGTCCTCGACATCACCATCGTGAACATCGCGCTGCCGCACATCCAGAGCTCCCTGGACTTCTCCACCACCAGCCTGTCCTGGGTGGTCAACGCCTACACGCTCACCTTCGGCGGTCTGCTGCTGCTCGGCGGCCGGGTCGGTGACATCCTCGGCAGGCGGCGCGTCTTCATCTTCGGTGTGCTGCTCTTCGTGCTGGCGTCCCTGCTCGGCGGACTCGCGCAGAACTCCGGCCAGCTGCTCGCCGCCCGGGCCCTCCAGGGCGTCGGCGGCGCGATCGCCTCGCCGACCTCGCTCGCGCTGATCACCACCACGTTCACCGAGGGCCCGGCACGCAACCGGGCGTTCGGCGTGTTCGCGGCCGTGTCCGCGGGCGGCGGCGCCATCGGTCTGCTCGCCGGCGGCATGCTCGTCGAATGGCTCGACTGGCGCTGGGTGCTGTTCGTCAACGTGCCGATCGGACTGCTCATCGCGCTCGCCACGCCCCGCTGGATCAAGGAGTCGGAGCGCCACCCCGGCCACTTCGACTTCGCCGGTGCGCTGACCTCCACGCTCGGCATGGTGGCACTGGTCTACGGGTTCATCCGCGCCGCGCAGGAGGGCTGGGGCGACGCGTGGACGCTCGCGTCGTTCGCCGCGGCCGTCGTGCTGCTCGGCGCGTTCCTCGCCATCGAAAGGCGCTCGAAACAGCCGATCACGCCGCTGCACATGTTCGCCGACCGCAACAGGGCGGGCACGTACGGCATGATGCTGGCGCTCGCCGCCGCCATGTTCGGCATGTTCTTCTTCCTGACCCTGTTCGTCCAGAACGTGCTGGGCTTCGGGCCCCTGCGCGCCGGCCTGGCCTTCCTCCCGGTCAGCGCGGTCATCACCATCGGCGCCGGCCTGGCCTCGCAACTGCTGCCGAAGTACGGCCCCAAACCCTTCATGGTGACGGGCGCCGTACTGGCCGCCGCCGGACTGGCATGGCTGACGCTGACCGACATCCACTCCACCTACGCGGGCAGCATCCTCGGGCCGATGCTGGTGTTCAGCCTGGGCATGGGTATGCAGTTCGTCTCGCTGACGCTGATGGCGCTCTCCAACGTGCCGGTGCACGAGTCCGGCGCGGCGTCCGGGCTGCTGAACGCCACTCAGCAGGTGGGCGGTTCGCTCGGCCTGTCGATCCTGGTCACGGTCTTCGGCACGGCGAGCACCAACGAGGCGAAGGACCTGATCCCGCGGTTCATGGCGGAGGCGCCCCCGGCCGAGCGGCTCGCCTTCCAGCGCACCGGCGAACTCCCGCCGCCGTGGGGAGACCAGGTGCTGACCGCGGGCGTCTCCGCGGCGTTCATCATGGCGGCGGTCTTCGCGGTGCTGGCGGCGCTGATCGCGCTGCTGGCCATCCAGGTCCGCCCGTCCGACCTGGAACGGCTCAAGGGCGGAGTCACGCCCGGTCCGGGTACCTGA
- a CDS encoding AMP-binding protein: protein MELTPSAHLDTFTRDRLPPAGQWPKLLFELPELRYPDRLNCGEELLDRTIERFGADRPVFRSGAGEVWSYGHLRERVDRIAHVLTTELGVVPGNRVLLRGPTTPHLAACWLAVMKAGAVAVTVLAQHRAGELATVCEIASVGHALCDVRTVDELVKAEVPGLRITTYGGDAPDDLLGLAAAAGPEPYEPVRTAADDVALIAFTSGTTGRPKGCMHFHRDVLAIADTFSAHVLRPEPDDVFAGSPPLGFTFGLGGLVVFPMRAGACALLLEQAGPGQLLPAIAEHRVSVLFTAPTAYRVMLDQFDSHDTRSLRRCVSAGENLPAATWQAWLERTGLRIINGIGATELLHIFISAADGAIRPGTTGVPVPGWQARVVDGEGRPVPDGEPGLLAVRGPVGCRYLADPRQTQYVRDGWNLTGDTYVREPDGWFRYVARADDMIISAGYNIAGPEVEDALLHHPDVAEAAVVGRPDELRGQIAVAYVVLREGAATGEATADALRDFVKERLTPFKCPREIVFLDALPRTPTGKLQRYRLRALE from the coding sequence ATGGAGCTGACACCCTCGGCCCACCTCGACACCTTCACGCGCGACCGCCTGCCGCCCGCCGGCCAGTGGCCGAAGCTCCTCTTCGAGCTGCCGGAGCTGCGGTACCCGGACCGGCTCAACTGCGGCGAGGAGCTGCTCGACCGCACGATCGAGCGCTTCGGCGCGGACCGCCCCGTCTTCCGTTCCGGCGCGGGAGAGGTCTGGTCGTACGGGCACCTGCGTGAGCGGGTGGACCGGATCGCCCACGTCCTCACCACGGAGCTCGGGGTCGTCCCCGGCAACCGGGTGCTGCTGCGCGGGCCGACGACACCGCACCTCGCCGCGTGCTGGCTCGCCGTGATGAAGGCGGGCGCCGTGGCGGTGACCGTGCTGGCCCAGCACCGGGCCGGGGAACTGGCCACGGTGTGCGAGATCGCCTCGGTCGGCCACGCCCTGTGCGACGTGCGGACGGTCGACGAGCTGGTCAAGGCGGAGGTGCCGGGGCTGCGGATCACCACCTACGGCGGTGACGCGCCCGACGACCTGCTGGGTCTGGCCGCCGCGGCCGGGCCGGAACCCTACGAACCGGTGCGGACGGCGGCCGACGACGTCGCGCTCATCGCCTTCACGTCGGGCACCACCGGCCGCCCCAAGGGCTGCATGCACTTCCACCGGGACGTGCTGGCGATCGCCGACACGTTCTCCGCCCACGTGCTGCGGCCCGAACCCGACGACGTGTTCGCCGGCAGTCCGCCGCTCGGCTTCACCTTCGGGCTCGGCGGGCTCGTCGTCTTCCCCATGCGGGCCGGGGCCTGCGCACTGCTGCTGGAACAGGCCGGGCCTGGTCAGCTGCTGCCCGCGATCGCGGAGCACCGGGTGTCGGTGCTGTTCACCGCGCCGACCGCCTACCGCGTGATGCTCGACCAGTTCGACTCCCACGACACCCGGTCGCTGCGGCGCTGCGTGTCGGCCGGGGAGAACCTGCCCGCCGCGACCTGGCAGGCCTGGCTGGAGCGGACCGGGCTGCGGATCATCAACGGCATCGGGGCGACCGAGCTGCTGCACATCTTCATCTCCGCCGCGGACGGGGCGATCAGGCCGGGCACCACCGGGGTCCCGGTGCCCGGGTGGCAGGCGCGGGTGGTGGACGGCGAGGGCAGGCCGGTGCCGGACGGCGAGCCGGGGCTGCTGGCCGTACGCGGCCCGGTGGGCTGCCGCTATCTGGCCGACCCGCGGCAGACCCAGTACGTGCGGGACGGCTGGAATCTCACCGGCGACACCTACGTCCGCGAACCCGACGGCTGGTTCCGCTACGTCGCCCGCGCCGACGACATGATCATCTCGGCCGGGTACAACATCGCCGGCCCCGAGGTGGAGGACGCGCTGCTGCACCATCCGGACGTCGCGGAGGCGGCGGTCGTCGGCCGGCCCGACGAACTGCGGGGCCAGATCGCCGTGGCGTACGTCGTGCTGCGGGAGGGCGCCGCGACCGGTGAGGCGACGGCCGACGCCCTGCGGGACTTCGTGAAGGAGCGGCTGACGCCGTTCAAGTGCCCGCGGGAGATCGTCTTCCTGGACGCTCTGCCCCGCACACCGACCGGCAAGCTGCAGCGCTACCGGCTGCGAGCTCTAGAGTGA
- a CDS encoding enoyl-CoA hydratase family protein, with protein sequence MSPFTGSVPRTQEWRHLRLTRKDGVATVTLARPEKLNALTFGAYADLRDLLAELSRERSVRALVLAGEGRGFCSGGDVDEIIGATLSMDTAQLLDFNRMTGQVVRAVRECPFPVIAAVHGVAAGAGAVLALAADFRVADPTARFAFLFTKVGLSGGDMGAAYLLPRVVGLGHATRLLMLGEPVRAPEAERIGLISELTDEGQADARAAELARHLADGPALAYAQTKALLTAELDMPLAASVELDAATQALLMNGDDYAEFHAAFTEKRPPKWQGR encoded by the coding sequence ATGAGCCCCTTTACCGGTTCCGTGCCACGTACGCAGGAGTGGCGTCATCTGCGGCTGACGAGGAAGGACGGCGTCGCGACCGTCACCCTCGCCCGCCCGGAGAAGCTCAACGCCCTCACCTTCGGCGCCTACGCCGACCTGCGCGACCTGCTCGCCGAGCTGTCACGGGAGCGCTCGGTGCGTGCCCTCGTGCTCGCCGGCGAAGGACGCGGGTTCTGCTCCGGCGGGGACGTCGACGAGATCATCGGCGCCACCCTGTCCATGGACACCGCCCAGCTCCTCGACTTCAACCGGATGACGGGCCAGGTCGTACGGGCGGTGCGGGAGTGCCCCTTCCCCGTGATCGCCGCGGTGCACGGCGTGGCGGCGGGAGCGGGCGCGGTGCTGGCGCTGGCCGCGGACTTCCGGGTCGCGGACCCGACCGCGCGGTTCGCGTTCCTCTTCACCAAGGTGGGGCTCTCCGGCGGTGACATGGGCGCGGCCTATCTGCTGCCCCGCGTCGTCGGCCTCGGCCACGCGACCCGTCTGCTCATGCTGGGCGAGCCGGTCCGCGCACCGGAGGCCGAGCGCATCGGCCTGATCAGTGAACTGACCGACGAAGGCCAGGCGGACGCCAGGGCCGCCGAGCTCGCCCGTCACCTCGCGGACGGCCCGGCACTGGCGTACGCCCAGACGAAGGCGCTGCTGACGGCAGAGCTCGACATGCCGCTCGCGGCGTCGGTCGAGCTGGACGCGGCGACGCAGGCGCTGCTGATGAACGGCGACGACTACGCCGAGTTCCACGCGGCCTTCACCGAGAAGCGGCCGCCCAAGTGGCAGGGCCGCTGA